A single Spiroplasma floricola 23-6 DNA region contains:
- a CDS encoding type III pantothenate kinase — protein MKILLIDIGNTTADFRLWDSQQSKLTKIIRPLTKDTQWRRSKALVNYFKNSNISFDKIVYVSVVPEWNDILRAFASNIGIDILNLRSDLKINKTDFEVDDINKLGADFISNFYGALKSHNIKNGAIVSMGTASTIAIVENKKFKGAIICPGLKNSLNCLISSAVLLKDNAYSKSNKKYGTNTVDAINTGAFNAHYTMLSSTVKNLGYEFAIFTGGNSSDFKDEIIKDNFILDEELIFKGLIELNK, from the coding sequence ATGAAAATACTTTTAATAGATATTGGAAATACCACAGCTGATTTTCGTCTTTGAGACAGTCAACAAAGTAAATTAACAAAAATCATAAGACCTTTAACAAAAGATACGCAATGAAGAAGAAGTAAAGCCTTAGTAAATTATTTTAAAAATAGTAATATAAGTTTTGATAAAATAGTTTATGTTTCTGTAGTTCCTGAATGAAATGATATTTTAAGAGCTTTTGCAAGCAATATTGGAATAGACATATTGAATTTAAGAAGTGACTTGAAAATAAATAAAACTGATTTTGAAGTTGATGATATAAACAAACTTGGTGCTGATTTTATTAGTAATTTTTATGGAGCTTTAAAATCTCACAATATTAAAAATGGAGCGATCGTTTCTATGGGCACAGCTTCTACAATTGCAATCGTAGAAAATAAAAAATTTAAGGGAGCAATAATTTGTCCAGGGTTAAAAAACTCTCTAAACTGTTTAATTTCAAGTGCAGTTCTTTTAAAAGATAATGCTTATAGTAAATCAAATAAAAAGTATGGAACAAATACAGTTGATGCCATAAATACAGGAGCTTTTAACGCTCACTATACAATGTTAAGTTCCACTGTTAAAAATTTAGGTTATGAATTTGCTATATTCACTGGTGGTAACTCTAGCGATTTTAAAGACGAAATTATCAAAGATAATTTTATTTTGGATGAGGAGCTAATTTTTAAAGGTTTAATAGAACTTAATAAATAA
- the coaD gene encoding pantetheine-phosphate adenylyltransferase, producing MKKAIYPGSFDPFHDGHLNILLKAAKLFDEVILVVTKNISKDKNPDLVQRIEKIKSKIRYLDNVKIEINQNQLTANFAKERKINYIVRGIRDSQTLDYEIELHDGNKSIYSELETVLFLSDNENRKVSSSLLKEIEKYKSES from the coding sequence ATGAAAAAAGCTATATATCCTGGGAGTTTTGATCCCTTTCATGATGGACATTTAAATATTTTATTAAAAGCAGCAAAACTGTTTGATGAAGTAATTTTAGTAGTTACAAAAAATATTTCAAAAGATAAAAATCCAGATTTAGTTCAAAGAATAGAGAAAATAAAATCAAAAATAAGATATTTAGATAATGTAAAAATTGAAATAAATCAAAACCAACTTACTGCAAACTTTGCAAAAGAGAGAAAAATAAATTATATAGTTAGAGGTATAAGAGATTCTCAAACATTGGATTATGAAATTGAATTACATGATGGTAATAAAAGTATATATAGTGAATTAGAAACAGTTTTATTTTTATCAGACAATGAAAATAGAAAAGTTTCATCTTCTTTATTAAAAGAAATAGAAAAATACAAAAGTGAGAGTTAA
- the rplM gene encoding 50S ribosomal protein L13: MKQTTLIKTADIAKKWYVVDATGATLGRLSTQIAMVLRGKNKPTFTPHINNGDHVIVINAEKVILSGKKENDKNYYHHSMHPGGLKSRNVATQRKLFPERIIERAVRLMLPKNVQGGNQYRALHVYAGNEHPHQAQNPEVLVIQSKKGDNK; the protein is encoded by the coding sequence ATGAAACAAACTACACTTATTAAAACAGCAGATATTGCTAAAAAATGATATGTAGTTGACGCTACTGGAGCAACTTTGGGTAGATTATCTACACAAATTGCTATGGTACTTAGAGGAAAAAATAAACCAACTTTTACACCTCATATTAATAATGGAGATCATGTAATCGTAATCAATGCAGAAAAAGTAATTTTATCAGGTAAAAAAGAAAATGATAAAAACTACTACCACCACTCAATGCATCCTGGGGGATTAAAATCTAGAAACGTTGCAACACAACGTAAATTATTCCCTGAAAGAATTATTGAAAGAGCAGTAAGATTAATGTTACCAAAAAATGTTCAAGGGGGAAATCAATACCGTGCATTACACGTTTATGCAGGTAATGAACATCCACATCAAGCACAAAATCCAGAAGTATTAGTGATTCAATCAAAAAAAGGAGATAATAAATAA
- a CDS encoding FtsX-like permease family protein has translation MKNQKPFFKNAFKNLLRNKIQLITIIVLVFLTSFVFTLSYSSTSRIEKSYNSFISENNSNIHDFVIDLSKASYVKDFEKDLFSKNISNDEIKDNLLITYLQNKLNNTDLAFDFDRVESRISTLSSNKTLKVFALNPDQKVDKFVVSKGMSIELWKQYTQATNINTKKWVYLNEEFATANNIKIDDVIRLKDDEYGTTMRVEDSEITPVNLSLYKNIDINSWIKNTKYASQDWFQVVGFGSTADFSTPIIDETKPLPNTKSEGLVYIEPSNLGIINTYYQSIFPENIFELNNPQNQKIWYTNSEIKNEEVISASSNTDKEVTFVAKFKNRNDIKNSTDKINEYLTNLDKAKELNLYAGYENTLNKTVPIVLQRGDTRYKFYGRTTLLKLTINSYKIFSYIIIFITLSIGIVMLVVMLNNQIKKSFGQSGVLLSLGYKKAQLIWSNGLYPLFISIIGGTAGYLLGMVMQEAVISIINNFFSIKMQSFEISWESFLVTIFGMFIFLEIITLITYFYVFNKFTPLQMINFESRSSTNRFKLTIKKVLVKGRKFDGRFKGAILSGSILKLLSVFTVMLVSSSLITVGAIMPNVLNQNKVKTYIKDGYDNQIEYNSPLYNVPTSFYKTYNPYSSGNNLDVSESENIWNMYLNNNVSQKIYNPSTDVGSLTDMTYKSIDIDYLKNQNLTLDLGDITDIWTKNNYYKTVIFNLWPDLKSFNLDKYWNKQSLLNIISSDAKANENIEELEKLRQFYLKYRNTIGIDSVVSRSDYFRKVNSKYLLNATGGSEKDGKPMISNSDFKNIFGSSYTMPSTFVLKTGQIEGDEPMEKSLYDYREENENWTQSRITVMIPIYNWIIASFFNNLQQAFLQGIYSQSPSMIKTTLEEEFKKEDGNFNTLFNLIPYNSQKEDIGIYLNGYIKNLNLKLYGIKEDNKTQILNDVKGNDLKKELFKNNDSILINQSLAKRLNLKTGDRVNVTHIISALNYKEQEIKMDSWNTSSLKASTSEDGFTLASNLYSSSMIKDNGNGWKNSVINPLGDNRVYKSKIDVTSPSLVGATEMSKNIANSNISIKNLESDFEYTISGIVDQYGDNKAWINNEKAKEMSKYKESEELLFRVFMEEWRNPKNPNNEIKRLSEKLNELISKNTSNSELFSEFKNWTNQSGNEIYMKLFESEYPLFNYKSSYDNSFTDISKGVSTNQKYGDYSMIGLNGGSDATTSYSGYSNSSIEKAVKTDEALKVISRVNDTVNMIIYFVVFVSIFLSAIIILLTINLVISENAKIIAVMKILGYKEFYISKLFIGIYIPVAIISSIIGFGVAWGIITLSVNVLTPLIALPLSFQIWYIIPGILGTWLLYIISNILSWNSLKRVSMLLAVQGG, from the coding sequence ATGAAAAATCAAAAACCATTTTTTAAAAATGCTTTTAAAAACTTATTAAGAAATAAAATACAGTTAATTACAATTATTGTTCTAGTGTTTTTAACTTCCTTTGTCTTTACTCTTTCCTACTCTTCAACAAGTAGAATTGAGAAGTCCTATAATAGTTTTATTTCTGAAAATAATAGTAATATCCATGACTTTGTAATTGATTTATCAAAAGCTTCATATGTAAAAGATTTTGAAAAAGATTTATTTAGTAAAAATATCTCAAATGATGAAATTAAAGATAATTTATTAATAACTTATTTACAAAATAAACTAAATAATACAGATTTAGCTTTTGATTTTGATAGAGTAGAGTCTAGAATTTCTACTTTATCTTCAAATAAAACTTTAAAGGTTTTTGCATTAAACCCAGATCAAAAAGTTGATAAATTTGTTGTTAGCAAGGGAATGAGTATTGAACTGTGAAAGCAATATACTCAGGCAACAAATATTAATACAAAAAAATGAGTTTATTTAAATGAAGAATTTGCAACAGCAAATAATATTAAAATTGATGATGTTATTAGATTAAAAGATGATGAGTATGGAACAACTATGCGTGTAGAGGATAGTGAAATTACTCCAGTTAATCTATCTCTTTATAAAAATATAGATATTAATTCTTGAATAAAGAATACAAAATATGCTAGTCAAGATTGATTTCAAGTTGTAGGTTTTGGTTCAACTGCTGATTTTTCAACTCCAATAATAGATGAAACAAAACCTCTTCCAAATACTAAAAGTGAAGGTTTAGTTTATATTGAACCTTCAAATTTGGGAATTATAAATACTTATTATCAAAGTATTTTTCCAGAAAATATTTTTGAACTTAATAATCCACAAAATCAAAAAATTTGATATACAAACAGTGAAATTAAAAATGAAGAAGTTATTTCAGCTTCTTCTAATACAGATAAAGAAGTAACTTTTGTAGCAAAATTTAAAAATAGAAATGATATTAAAAACTCTACAGATAAGATAAATGAATATTTAACAAATTTAGATAAAGCAAAGGAACTTAATTTATATGCTGGTTATGAAAATACATTAAATAAAACAGTTCCAATAGTCTTACAAAGAGGAGATACAAGATATAAATTTTATGGAAGAACAACATTATTAAAATTAACAATAAATAGTTATAAAATATTTAGCTACATTATTATATTTATAACTTTATCTATTGGTATTGTCATGTTGGTTGTAATGTTAAATAATCAAATTAAAAAATCTTTTGGACAATCAGGAGTACTACTTTCTCTTGGTTATAAAAAAGCTCAATTAATATGATCAAATGGTTTGTATCCCTTATTTATTTCTATAATAGGGGGAACAGCGGGTTATTTATTAGGAATGGTTATGCAAGAAGCAGTTATATCAATTATTAATAACTTTTTCTCTATAAAAATGCAATCTTTTGAAATATCTTGAGAATCATTTCTTGTAACTATTTTTGGAATGTTTATCTTTTTAGAAATTATTACATTAATTACATATTTTTATGTATTTAATAAATTTACACCTCTCCAAATGATAAATTTTGAAAGCAGAAGTTCAACTAATAGATTTAAACTTACTATAAAAAAAGTATTGGTTAAAGGAAGAAAATTTGATGGTAGATTTAAAGGAGCTATATTATCTGGTTCCATTTTAAAACTATTATCTGTATTTACAGTTATGTTAGTTTCTTCATCTTTAATTACAGTTGGAGCTATCATGCCAAATGTATTAAATCAAAATAAAGTTAAAACTTATATAAAAGATGGTTATGACAATCAAATTGAATATAATAGTCCTCTTTATAATGTACCCACAAGTTTTTATAAAACTTATAATCCTTATAGTAGTGGAAATAATTTAGATGTATCTGAATCAGAGAATATATGAAATATGTATTTAAATAATAATGTTTCACAAAAGATTTATAATCCTTCAACTGACGTTGGTTCTTTAACTGATATGACATATAAATCAATTGATATAGATTATTTAAAAAATCAAAATCTTACTTTAGATCTTGGAGACATTACAGATATTTGAACTAAAAATAATTATTATAAAACAGTTATTTTTAATTTATGACCTGATTTAAAAAGTTTTAATTTAGATAAATATTGAAACAAGCAATCACTGTTAAATATTATTTCAAGTGATGCAAAAGCTAATGAAAATATTGAAGAGTTAGAAAAATTAAGACAATTTTATTTAAAATATAGAAACACTATTGGAATAGATTCTGTAGTTTCTAGAAGTGATTATTTCAGGAAAGTTAATTCAAAATATCTTTTAAATGCAACAGGTGGTTCTGAAAAAGATGGAAAACCAATGATATCTAATAGCGACTTTAAAAATATATTTGGAAGTAGCTATACTATGCCTTCAACTTTTGTTTTGAAAACTGGACAAATTGAAGGTGATGAACCAATGGAAAAATCTCTTTATGATTATAGAGAAGAAAATGAAAATTGAACTCAATCCAGAATCACAGTTATGATTCCAATTTATAATTGAATAATTGCATCTTTCTTTAATAACTTACAACAAGCTTTTTTACAAGGAATTTACAGTCAATCACCTTCTATGATAAAAACAACTCTTGAAGAAGAGTTTAAAAAAGAAGATGGAAACTTTAATACTTTATTTAATTTAATTCCTTATAACTCACAAAAAGAAGATATTGGAATTTACTTAAATGGTTATATTAAGAATCTGAATTTAAAACTTTATGGTATTAAAGAAGATAATAAAACTCAAATTTTAAATGATGTAAAAGGAAACGATTTAAAAAAAGAATTATTTAAAAACAATGATTCAATATTAATTAATCAATCTCTTGCAAAAAGATTAAATTTAAAAACAGGAGATAGAGTAAACGTAACTCACATAATTAGTGCTTTAAATTATAAAGAACAAGAAATAAAAATGGATAGTTGAAATACTTCATCTTTAAAAGCTTCAACTAGTGAAGATGGATTTACATTAGCTTCTAACTTATATAGTTCTTCAATGATTAAAGATAATGGAAATGGTTGAAAAAACTCTGTTATAAATCCTTTAGGAGATAATAGAGTTTATAAATCAAAAATAGATGTAACTAGCCCAAGTTTAGTTGGAGCAACAGAAATGTCAAAAAATATTGCAAACTCAAATATATCTATTAAAAATTTAGAATCAGACTTTGAATACACAATATCTGGAATTGTTGATCAATATGGAGATAATAAAGCTTGAATTAATAATGAAAAAGCTAAAGAAATGTCTAAATATAAAGAGTCTGAAGAACTATTATTTAGAGTTTTTATGGAAGAGTGACGAAATCCTAAAAACCCAAATAATGAAATAAAAAGATTATCAGAAAAACTAAATGAACTAATAAGCAAAAATACTTCAAATAGTGAGCTGTTTAGTGAATTTAAAAATTGAACAAATCAATCTGGAAACGAAATATATATGAAATTATTTGAATCTGAATATCCTTTATTTAATTATAAAAGTTCTTATGATAATAGTTTTACAGATATTTCAAAAGGAGTTTCAACAAATCAAAAATATGGAGATTACTCCATGATTGGTTTAAATGGTGGATCAGATGCTACCACTTCATATTCTGGATATTCAAATAGCTCAATTGAAAAAGCTGTTAAAACTGATGAAGCTTTAAAAGTTATTTCTAGAGTAAATGATACAGTAAATATGATTATTTATTTCGTTGTATTTGTTTCAATATTTTTAAGTGCCATTATTATCTTATTAACTATTAATTTAGTAATTTCTGAAAATGCAAAAATAATTGCTGTTATGAAAATACTTGGTTATAAAGAATTTTATATAAGTAAATTATTTATTGGTATATATATTCCAGTTGCTATTATCAGTTCAATTATAGGATTTGGAGTAGCTTGGGGAATTATAACTCTTAGTGTTAATGTATTAACACCACTTATAGCATTACCATTAAGTTTCCAAATATGATATATAATACCTGGAATTTTGGGAACATGATTACTATATATTATAAGTAATATTTTAAGTTGAAATTCTTTAAAAAGAGTAAGTATGTTATTGGCAGTACAAGGAGGCTAA
- the pta gene encoding phosphate acetyltransferase gives MWTIKEIENKIKLVEKKQKIVFPEGNQLKIQENAQFLVEQNLAKPILLFNSRKEVPSNLNEKIEVVVLEEYNKEEMIEVFLEVRKGKLDKPTAVELLKQKTYFGVLMMKLNLADAMICGLEYTTADTLRPALQVIKTSPEYSIASSVFLMSKDENIYLFTDCALNVDPTSQQLADIASMAANFAKQLNEDDVQVAMLNYSTKGSGMGPSVEKVKEAVEILKTKNTKGILFDGEMQFDSAFDKSVRDKKYPESKITKEHANVYVFPDLNSGNIGYKIAQRLGNYQAAGPFILGLNKPVNDLSRGATLEDIKQTSIITIFTSMFNGGNK, from the coding sequence ATGTGAACAATAAAAGAAATCGAAAATAAAATAAAATTAGTTGAAAAGAAACAAAAAATAGTATTTCCAGAGGGAAATCAACTAAAAATTCAAGAAAATGCTCAATTTTTAGTGGAGCAAAATTTAGCAAAACCAATATTATTATTTAATTCAAGAAAAGAAGTACCTAGCAATTTAAATGAAAAAATTGAAGTAGTTGTTCTTGAAGAGTATAACAAAGAAGAAATGATTGAAGTATTTTTGGAGGTAAGAAAGGGTAAACTTGATAAACCAACTGCTGTTGAGCTATTAAAACAAAAAACCTATTTTGGTGTATTGATGATGAAATTAAATTTAGCAGATGCAATGATTTGTGGCTTAGAATATACAACAGCTGATACTTTAAGACCTGCTTTACAAGTTATTAAAACATCTCCAGAGTATTCAATTGCCTCTTCAGTATTTCTAATGTCAAAAGATGAAAACATATATTTATTTACAGATTGTGCTTTAAATGTTGATCCAACTTCTCAACAATTAGCAGATATAGCTTCAATGGCAGCAAATTTTGCAAAGCAACTAAATGAAGATGATGTTCAAGTTGCAATGTTAAATTATTCAACTAAAGGATCAGGAATGGGACCTAGTGTTGAAAAAGTTAAAGAGGCAGTTGAAATACTGAAAACTAAAAATACTAAAGGTATATTGTTTGATGGAGAAATGCAATTTGATTCAGCATTTGACAAAAGCGTTAGAGATAAAAAATATCCAGAATCAAAAATTACTAAAGAACATGCAAATGTTTATGTATTTCCAGATTTAAATTCAGGAAATATAGGTTATAAAATAGCTCAAAGACTTGGTAATTATCAAGCTGCAGGTCCTTTTATTTTAGGTTTAAATAAACCTGTAAATGACTTATCAAGAGGAGCTACATTAGAAGATATAAAACAAACATCTATAATTACAATTTTTACATCAATGTTTAATGGAGGAAATAAATAA
- the rpsI gene encoding 30S ribosomal protein S9, with protein sequence MAAKKDVVMYRGTGRRKSSVAQVILTPGQGGIIVNGKPALEFFPYATLVQDMEQPLEATGTKSDFSIKITVKGGGFTGQAGAARLGIARALLEASKDYKPELRGHGLLTRDARVKERKKYGLYGARRAPQFSKR encoded by the coding sequence ATGGCAGCAAAAAAAGACGTTGTTATGTATAGAGGAACAGGAAGAAGAAAATCTTCAGTTGCTCAAGTTATATTAACTCCTGGACAAGGTGGAATTATAGTTAATGGGAAACCAGCTTTAGAGTTCTTCCCATATGCTACTTTAGTGCAAGATATGGAACAACCTTTGGAAGCAACTGGAACAAAATCAGATTTTTCAATCAAAATTACTGTTAAAGGTGGAGGATTTACTGGACAAGCTGGAGCAGCTCGTTTAGGAATAGCAAGAGCATTGTTGGAAGCTTCAAAAGATTACAAACCAGAATTAAGAGGACATGGTTTATTAACACGTGATGCTCGTGTTAAAGAACGTAAAAAATACGGACTTTATGGAGCACGTAGAGCACCACAATTCTCAAAACGTTAA
- a CDS encoding ABC transporter permease has protein sequence MNQLYENLFPIFNYKYSPTSEMLDLTDGFSISSRIADFSSIGLNGNYNMIETECDQETSEYETTEEKQKCYVIDTKNFNEGYGIGTLSTMLPKEQTRIILGQLTDVVNMIIILFITIAVIVSTTIILLTTSLIIYENKQFIATMKTLGYSNGYVVRQILGIYIAPVIIMYIIGFAVGWYIFIIITNYLAINTTWVLPVQFEIWLPFLVFLVIASIYITTFAIGWLSIQKINPIEALKVND, from the coding sequence ATGAATCAATTATATGAAAATTTATTTCCAATATTTAATTACAAATATAGTCCAACAAGTGAAATGCTTGATTTAACTGATGGATTTTCAATATCTTCAAGAATCGCTGATTTTAGCTCTATTGGTTTAAATGGAAATTACAATATGATAGAAACTGAATGTGATCAAGAAACTAGTGAATATGAAACAACAGAAGAAAAACAAAAATGTTATGTAATAGATACAAAAAACTTTAATGAAGGATATGGAATTGGTACACTTTCAACAATGTTACCAAAAGAGCAAACTAGAATAATTCTAGGTCAACTAACAGATGTTGTAAATATGATTATTATATTATTTATAACAATAGCAGTTATTGTTTCTACAACAATAATACTTTTAACAACAAGTTTAATTATTTATGAAAATAAACAATTTATAGCTACAATGAAAACCTTAGGTTATTCAAATGGTTATGTAGTAAGACAAATTTTAGGAATATATATAGCGCCTGTAATTATAATGTATATTATAGGATTTGCAGTAGGATGATATATATTTATAATTATTACAAATTATTTGGCAATAAATACAACATGGGTATTACCAGTACAATTTGAAATTTGATTACCATTCCTTGTGTTTTTAGTAATTGCATCAATATATATTACAACGTTTGCAATAGGTTGATTGAGTATACAAAAAATTAATCCAATTGAAGCGTTAAAAGTAAATGACTAA
- a CDS encoding alpha/beta fold hydrolase — protein MKELLIKGHEGKNLYTYIWEDVKTVKGILQLVHGSCEHSKRYDEFAKFLNANGWVVISNDHRGHGKTADLNNNELGYFADKDGWDILVKDLKKVNDYIKQNYKNQNIVMLGHSMGSFLARSYAIDFSETIQGLILSGTAWQSNLALKFGRKIAISRQKKYGSKNIDKFIWNLSYKKFNKKFNEKSSTGMEWLSIDENNVKKFIEDPLCGQIFTTSAFKDLFEGLIYIQNNKNIKKIRKDLPIILVSGSNDPVGNYSKSVKKTYKKFKKAKLNTKLKLYENLRHEILFDINKKEIFVDTLSFLNSI, from the coding sequence ATGAAAGAACTATTAATTAAAGGACATGAGGGTAAAAATTTATATACTTATATTTGAGAAGATGTTAAAACTGTAAAGGGAATTTTACAACTTGTTCATGGTAGTTGTGAGCATTCAAAAAGATATGATGAATTTGCAAAATTCTTAAATGCTAATGGTTGAGTTGTTATTTCAAATGATCATAGAGGTCATGGTAAAACAGCAGATTTAAATAATAATGAATTGGGATATTTTGCAGATAAAGATGGTTGAGATATTTTAGTAAAAGATTTAAAAAAAGTTAATGATTATATAAAACAAAATTATAAAAATCAAAATATAGTAATGTTAGGACATTCTATGGGAAGTTTTTTAGCAAGAAGTTATGCCATTGATTTTTCTGAAACTATTCAAGGATTAATACTTAGTGGAACTGCTTGACAAAGTAATTTAGCTTTAAAATTCGGTAGAAAAATTGCTATTAGTAGACAAAAAAAATATGGGTCAAAAAATATAGATAAATTCATTTGAAATTTAAGTTATAAAAAATTTAATAAAAAATTCAATGAGAAATCTTCAACAGGAATGGAATGATTATCAATAGATGAAAATAATGTTAAGAAATTTATTGAAGATCCACTATGTGGTCAAATCTTCACAACTTCAGCGTTTAAAGATTTATTTGAAGGCTTAATATACATTCAAAATAATAAAAATATTAAAAAAATAAGAAAAGACTTACCAATAATTTTAGTATCTGGTTCAAATGATCCTGTGGGAAATTATAGTAAGAGTGTTAAAAAAACATATAAAAAATTTAAAAAAGCTAAACTGAATACTAAATTAAAATTATATGAAAATTTAAGACATGAGATTCTTTTTGATATTAATAAAAAAGAAATTTTTGTAGATACATTGAGTTTTTTAAATAGCATTTAA
- a CDS encoding L-lactate dehydrogenase, with protein MINNKKVVLVGCGAVGTSFVYSAVNQGIANDYVLIDVFKDAAEGNEMDIADTQAVLPDSFNSIKAGDYSDCKDAALIVITAGRPQKPGETRLEMVADNAKIMKEIATQIKKSGFKGITLIASNPVDVLTYVYQSVTGFDKKRVISSGTTLDSARLRRLLAVKLGVMPKAVQAFLLGEHGDSSVAAWSRGYIFGKSIEEYIKEGSITKEDLEEVKDEATNLAYKIIEKKRVTNYGIGACLAKIAKTILNDELKMMMVGAYLDGEYGNKDIYTSVPCILGKNGIEEIVKWDIAEEEQKLLTNSCDRLREALDTAKAAIK; from the coding sequence ATGATAAATAACAAAAAAGTAGTATTAGTTGGTTGTGGAGCTGTAGGAACAAGTTTTGTTTATTCTGCTGTTAACCAAGGAATTGCAAATGATTATGTATTAATAGATGTTTTCAAAGATGCAGCAGAAGGAAATGAAATGGATATTGCTGATACACAAGCAGTATTGCCAGATTCATTTAATTCAATTAAAGCAGGAGATTATTCAGACTGTAAAGATGCAGCATTAATAGTTATTACTGCAGGAAGACCTCAAAAACCTGGTGAAACTAGATTAGAAATGGTTGCAGATAATGCAAAAATTATGAAAGAAATTGCAACACAAATTAAAAAATCAGGATTTAAAGGAATTACATTAATTGCATCAAATCCAGTTGATGTTTTAACTTACGTTTATCAATCAGTTACAGGATTTGATAAAAAAAGAGTTATTTCATCAGGAACAACTTTAGATTCAGCAAGATTGAGAAGACTGTTGGCAGTTAAATTAGGAGTAATGCCAAAAGCTGTTCAAGCTTTCTTATTAGGAGAGCATGGAGATTCTTCAGTTGCAGCTTGAAGTAGAGGATATATATTTGGAAAAAGTATTGAAGAATATATAAAAGAAGGTTCAATTACTAAAGAAGATTTAGAAGAAGTTAAAGATGAGGCAACAAATTTAGCTTATAAAATTATTGAGAAAAAAAGAGTTACTAACTATGGTATCGGTGCTTGTTTAGCAAAAATTGCTAAAACAATATTAAATGATGAACTAAAAATGATGATGGTTGGAGCTTATTTAGATGGTGAATATGGAAACAAGGATATTTATACAAGTGTGCCATGTATTCTTGGAAAAAACGGAATTGAAGAAATTGTAAAATGAGATATTGCTGAAGAAGAACAAAAATTGTTAACAAATTCTTGTGATCGATTAAGAGAAGCATTAGATACAGCAAAAGCAGCAATAAAATAA